The Maridesulfovibrio hydrothermalis AM13 = DSM 14728 DNA window CCGACCATCACAAGTATTTCTGAAGATGCCCTCTACTCTGTTCCGGTGGAGCTTAAAGAGGCATCCCTTGCCCTCGGTGCAACTCATTGGCAGTCCATCTATAAAGTAATGGTTCCGGCTTCTCTTTCCGGGATATCTACCGGAGTCATTCTGGGTATGGCGCGCTCAATAGGTGAGACGATGGTGGTTTTGATGGTTGCGGGCGGTGCGGGGCTTCTCCCTTCCTCCATTTTCGATCCAATACGGCCGATGCCGGCATCCATCGCCGCAGAAATGGGTGAAGCTCCCTTTCACAGTGAGCACTACCATGCACTGTTTGCCATCGGGATGGTCCTCTTTCTGTTTACCATGGCATTCAATCTTATCGCAGATTACGTGGCTCATAAATACAAGCAGGTAGGTTCCGCAACTCTCTAGCAGATGCTGGAGTGATGCGCCGCACATTATTATGGAGTGACCTGATTTTGGGCAGGACGGGAGGGATTACCTCCTTTGCTTATTACTGTTTAGGGTTGAAATTTACTGATTTAATAATAACGGGAAATGATAAATGAATAATTCCGCTAATACTGTAGAGCAAGTGAATTCTATGATGGAAATGGATGATCAGGTTGCAGAAGTCATGCCGGAGCCGGGGCGCAGCAATCACTCTGTCAGAGAGAGAATTCAAAAGGTGGTTTTTTTGATTTTTAAAGGTGCAGCCGCGATTAACGGGCTGGCCCTGCTGATAATATGTGGATTTGTCCTTTATTACGGGCTTCCTGCCATAAGCTGGGAGTTTTTGACCGAGAGTCCTCGAAATTCCATGACCGAGGGCGGGATTCTGCCCTGCATTGTCGGTACTGTGGTGTTGAGTTACGGCGCATTGATGATTGCCCTGCCTTGGGGAATTGCAACCGCAGTCTATCTTAATGAATATGCAACATCGCACAGGCTGGTCAGAATTATCCGTCTGGGCATCAACACCCTTGCAGGTGTTCCGTCAGTTGTTTTCGGTCTGTTCGGTCTGTCGTTGTTTGTTACAGTGATGGGGATGGGCGTTAGCATTATGGCCGGTATCTGTACTCTGGGCGCTCTGGCATTGCCACTGGTGATCGGCGCATCTGAAGAGGCTCTGAGATCTGTGCCTCAAACCTACCGTGAAGCATCGCTCGGACTGGGGGCCACCAAGTGGCAGACCATTTATAAAGTGGTTCTTCCCGCCGCGCTGCCCGGTATGCTGACCGGTGCGATACTGACTCTTTCAAGGGCCGCAGGAGAAACCGCAGCAATTATGTTCACGGCCGCTGTGTTTTTCAGTCCGGAAATGCCGCAGTCACTTTTTGATGACGTAATGGCACTTCCTTATCATATTTATGTGCTGGCGACAGCGGGTACTGAAATTGAAAAGACCAGACATATCCAGTACGGAACGTCACTGGTTTTAATCTCGCTTGTTCTGGGTATGAATATGATTGCTATTTATATCAGAGCCAGGATGCAGAATCGGGCCGGCAGATAATATTTTACTCCGGCCTTCTGTCCGCGTTAGGTGAATCCATCCCTGAAAGCGTAAAGAGTTTTCATTTGTCTTAAGTTTTTACTTGGCAGGTGGGGTTTTACGAATTTTGCTATGTGCAAGAGCTTTGGGCGGAGGCAGATGATCATTCTCATACCATAAGGGAGGTGAATCCGGTGCATCGTCTCGGGCGCAACCCTGCCATATTTTGCTTAGTTTCATCCTTTGTTCAATCGCGTTGAGCACTTTTCGTTTCATATACACCCACTCCGGGGCAACCAGTTCGCCGGGGACAGCGTCTGCCTTGAGGCGATGAATGACGATATCCGTCCTGAGAATGGAAATGGCTTTAACCAGCATCTCAATATATTCGTTCTCCTGCAGCAGTTTCAGTTCTCCCATTTCATATAGATCATGAAGGGGTGAACCGTAACCGACAAAAAGATTGTGAAATTTGATGCCGGAAACAGGCAGCTGATTTATAAACTCCACTGAAGTCAGGAAATCTTTTTCGGTTTCACCGGGCAGCCCTGCTATTACATGAGCGCAGACATCAATTCCGTGTGCGTCGGCGAGTCTGACCGCGTCAGCGAAACATTTGGAATCATGCCCGCGGTTGATGCGTTTCAAGGTTTTATCATTGGAGCTTTGCAACCCCAGATCCAGCCATGTTTCTTTTAGATTCAGGGCCTTGATTATGCTCAGTTTTTCAGAATCCAGACAGTCGGGGCGTGTACCTATGCAGATTCCGGATAGACCTTCAAGACCCGGAAGCTGGTCAAGTGCACGTTTCAGTTCTTTTGCCGGGCAGTAGGTGTTGGAATATGACTGCAAATACGCAAGGTAACGCTTGGTCGTATACAATGTATCCAGCTTGGCCCGCCAGTGAGACCACTGGTCGGCAATGCTCATGGATTTGGCATGAAATCCGGAACCGGAACCGAGCGGGGTGCAAAAAATGCAACCCTGACGGGAAATTGTTCCATCGCGATTGGGGCAGGTGAATCCGAAATCTAGGGGGATTTTCTGAACCCGTTCTCCAAAGCTTTGTTTCAGGCGGGCAGCTAAACCGTAAAAACGATTCATTAAGTATCCTTATTTATGGGAATGTTAATTCCCTCTTATTGCTGAAAATAAAATATATTAAATTTTACGCGCTGTTAGGAGTGTGTCCCAGTAACAAATAGAAGTGGTCTAATGTGTTGCCTGCGCTAGTTTCTTCTGCTAGTTAACACCTAGGAATTTCTTTTGATAGATGGGAAGTCCGCCTCCATAACGAGGCGTTTTTGAATCACATTTTTTTTGGAGTTTCCAGTTTAATATGGCTTCACTTTTCGACAAGATACTCGGTTCGTTTTCCAGTGACCTTGCCATTGACCTCGGTACGGCAAATACCTTGGTTTATGTTAAAGGCAAAGGCGTTATGCTCAGTGAACCCTCTGTTGTTGCAGTAAAGAGGGATGCAAACGGTGGTAGTAAAGTTATCGCCGTAGGGATGGAAGCCAAGAGAATGCTTGGTCGTACTCCCGGAAACATTGTAGCTATCAGACCTATGAAGGACGGCGTTATTGCTGACTTCGAGGTGACTGAAGCCATGTTGCGCCATTTCATTTCAAAAGTCCATAACAGCCGCAGGCTGGTTCGTCCACGCATCATGATCTGTGTCCCTACCGGGATTACACAGGTTGAGAAAAGGGCGGTAAAGGAAAGTGCTCAGAGCGCCGGTGCCCGTGAAGTTTACCTCATTGAGGAACCCATGGCAGCGGCAATCGGTGCAAACCTTCCGATCACCGATCCTACCTCAAACATGGTCGTAGATATCGGCGGCGGCACTTCTGAGATTGCAGTTATTTCTCTGTCCGGCATTGTCTATGCCCGCTCAGTACGAGTCGGTGGCGACAAGATGGATGAAGCCATTATGCAGCATGTGAAGCGTAAGTACTCCATGCTCATAGGTGAATCCACCGCTGAAAACATCAAGATTAAAATCGGCTCAGCTTTTCCGCTGGAAGAAGAGATCGAGATGGAAGTAAAAGGCCGTGACCTTGTAACCGGTATTCCTCAGAATATTCTAATCACTTCTGAGGAAATCAGAAAAGCAATTTCCGAGCAGGTGGATTCTATTGTTCAGGGTGTGCGTGTCGCGCTCGAACAAACCCCTCCTGAACTTGCCGCTGACATCGTGGATAGAGGAATCGTCCTCACCGGCGGCGGGGCCTTGCTTAAGGGGCTTGACCAGCTTTTAAGTCAGGAAACACACCTGCCTATCACTGTAGTCGATATGCCTCTTGACGCAGTTGTGCGCGGGTCCGGTAAAGCTTTAGATGAGATTCACATCTATAAAGACGTAACTATTGATTAATTCCGCCTTTTGCCGCGGTTGAATCGAGTGCATCAGTTACGGCTGAGGGCATAGTTTTTTTCAGAAAAATTATCTGAAAAAAGCTATGTCCTCAGAAATAGTATGCACAGGACGAGGAGGTATACTGCCTTCTCGTGTTTTGAGTCAGTGTTTTTTTGATCTTTTTTCCTCAGTCCGTTCGAAGATTAGTGAGATGTGAGTCGCAATATAAAGGCAGGAACGCGGCATACTTGGCGTATGCAGGTTTCTGGCTTTTTTGTAGCAATGATCAGGTCGCTGTTTTGGTCCGGCCTGCTAAGCCAGAGGATTAAGTGTGAAGCTTAAGCGTGCCGCTATAGCCGTCATTATAGGCTTGTTTGTTTATCTCAGCCTGTATTCATGGAATTTGAAATCCGGGCAGCTCGACCGTCTGGCCGGGGTTACCGGACTTGAAGTCGTGAAATGGGTTCTGTGGCCCGGTGAATGGGTACATGATCAGTCTGTGGCCTTCTGGGATAGGTATATCTATCTTGTAGGGCTTAAACAGCTTAATGACCAGCTCAGCTCCCAGAATGATTTGATGCGCCTTGAGATAATGAAGCTCAGAGAGAGGGCGGCTGAGGCGGAAAGATATCAACGCCTTCTTGGGGTTGATCCCGTTGAAAACTGGAAAACTGACGGCGCAAGAGTCATTGCTCATAGAATGGGGCCTTCTGCGGCTCTGGATTCAATTATTCTTGGCAAGGGATCTGTTTCCGGTGTTAAAGCTGATACGCCTGTAGTTACGCCTCTCGGGGTTGTGGGCAGAGTTGTGGAGCCGGGACTTTCCGCTTCAAAAGCTATGCTTATTTCAGACCTGAACAGCCGGATTTCAGTACGTGGTCAGACGCATCGCTCTACCGGCCTTCTGGTGGGGAGCGGTGACGGGGAAACGCTCAGTGTTAAATATATGAAGCTTAACGCTCCGGTTTCGGAGGGTGAAATTTTAGTTACCTCCGGTCTTGCAGATATTTTCCCTTCGGGGCTTCCTATTGCAAAAGTGGTCTCCGTGGAACGGTCAGATATTTCTTTGTTCCTGAAAGTTGTCGCAGTTCCCCTTGTGGATATGGAAAATACGGAAGAAGTGCTTCTGCTGTACCGGCAATTACCCGCGAATTCTATAGGTAATTCCACTGGTAATTCTACTGGCAGCTTGACAGCCGCAGCAGGGGAGTAGCTATGCACTCAATTCTGTGGTGGGCTGGATTTACCTTTGTGGCAATCTGGGCGCAAAAGATTTTGCCCGGAGTGGATTTTATGGCTCCGGGGCTTCTGCTCTGCATTCAGCTTGAAAAAAAATCCCATGTCTTTTGGCTTATTTTAATCTGGTCCCTCATTCAGGACGGGGTCGGCGGGTTGCCATTCGGCTATTCAATTATCTGGTATTCATCCATTCTTATTTTATATCGTTGCGGTGCTATGTTTTTTGATGTGCAGTCTATGATGTTTGCACTGCTGTGCGCCGCTGGGCTTGGATTACTGCATCCATTGCTCACGGGTATAATGTCTATGCTGGCTGATATGGTCTGGGTTTCGGATCGTTATATATTTGAAGGTATTTTGCAGGCCCTTATTTTTCCTGCTGAATGGCTGCTGCTTAAATATTTATATCCGGTAAGGTTTAGACATGAGTCTGTATGAATCTAAAAATCAGCAACCTTCCAGAGTCGGCCTTCTGCTTTTGCAGGGACTTATTCTGCTTCTTTTCTGTATTTTCGCCCTGAGATTCTGGTATCTGCAAATCCATAAAGGGGATTATTTCAAAGAGCAGGCCATGAATAACCAGCTCCGGCAGGATAATCTTTATGCTCCCCGCGGGCTTATAAGGGATCGAAACGGTGTACTTCTTGCGGTCAATGAACCCGCCTATGCACTGGGAATTGTACGTGAAGATAGCAAAGATCTTGATGCAACTCTCAAAACCGTATCCAAATGGACCGGAGTTGAACTTGCAAAGATAAAGAAAGTATTCAAAAAATCCCGGCGCAGGGTCAAGCCTTTCGAACCTCTCATCCTTGTTCCCAACCTGACTTTTGAACAGGTTGCCGTTATTGAAGCCAATGCTCTGCACTGGCCCGGCCTTGAGATTGTGGTGCGCCCACGGCGTAAATATATTCAGGGACCGCTTCTTTCACATGTACTTGGTTACGTATCTGAAGTTGATGAAGATGAGCTTGAAGATGATAGCGGGCTTGCCGTGGGTGACTATGTGGGAAAGCAGGGGCTGGAATATGTTCTGGAAAAAAGATTTCGGGGAGTTAAAGGACGCAGGCAGGGGGAAGTTGATGCCACCGGCCGTCGTCTTAAAGAACGTATCCTGAGTCCTCCTGTTGCCGGAGAAGATATTGATCTCTCTATTGATATAGAACTTCAGGCTCTTGGGGGAAAACTTCTGGAAGGCAAGGCCGGCGCAGTTGTCGTTATGAACCCTGATAACGGTCAAATTCTGGCCTTTGTCAGTGCTCCGTCTTACGATAACAATGCATTTACTGATGGGCTAAGTCAAAAACAATGGCTGGCTCTGCGCGATGATCCGCGTACTCCGTTGCAGAATAGGGTTATCCAGAGTGTCTATCCCCCCGGTTCGGTCTTTAAAATGACAGTTGCTGCCGCAGGGCTGCATTACAATTTAATAACCCCCAAAGATACTGTCTATTGTCCCGGCTTTACCAAGCTTGGCAAATATGTCTTTCGTTGCTGGAAAAGGGGCGGACATGGCGAAACCGATCTTGAAAAAGCTTTGGTTCAGTCCTGTGACGTTTATTTTTACAAGCTGGGTATGAAGCTTGGCGTAGACCGGCTTAGTGAGTTTGCTAAAAAATCTGGCTTTGGAAGCCTTACCGGTATTTCTCTTCCTCATGAAAAACCGGGGCTTATTCCCACCAGAGAATGGAAAAAAAGGCGATTCGGCGAAATCTGGCATCCGGGGGAGAATTTAAACTTTTCCATTGGTCAGGGTTATACTCTGGTCTCCCCTCTACAGGTGGCAAGGTTTATCTCGTCACTGGTTAACGGGGGACGGCTGTTGCGTCCGCAGCTTCTTGCAGGGGAACCCGCTGAAGAGCAGAGTCGTTTGCCGATAACAGATGCGCAGCGCGAACTTATTCGTGATGCTATGATTCAGACTGTAGACAGCCCCCGCGGAACGGCCCGCAGACTCAGGAA harbors:
- the pstA gene encoding phosphate ABC transporter permease PstA gives rise to the protein MNNSANTVEQVNSMMEMDDQVAEVMPEPGRSNHSVRERIQKVVFLIFKGAAAINGLALLIICGFVLYYGLPAISWEFLTESPRNSMTEGGILPCIVGTVVLSYGALMIALPWGIATAVYLNEYATSHRLVRIIRLGINTLAGVPSVVFGLFGLSLFVTVMGMGVSIMAGICTLGALALPLVIGASEEALRSVPQTYREASLGLGATKWQTIYKVVLPAALPGMLTGAILTLSRAAGETAAIMFTAAVFFSPEMPQSLFDDVMALPYHIYVLATAGTEIEKTRHIQYGTSLVLISLVLGMNMIAIYIRARMQNRAGR
- a CDS encoding TIGR01212 family radical SAM protein (This family includes YhcC from E. coli K-12, an uncharacterized radical SAM protein.) gives rise to the protein MNRFYGLAARLKQSFGERVQKIPLDFGFTCPNRDGTISRQGCIFCTPLGSGSGFHAKSMSIADQWSHWRAKLDTLYTTKRYLAYLQSYSNTYCPAKELKRALDQLPGLEGLSGICIGTRPDCLDSEKLSIIKALNLKETWLDLGLQSSNDKTLKRINRGHDSKCFADAVRLADAHGIDVCAHVIAGLPGETEKDFLTSVEFINQLPVSGIKFHNLFVGYGSPLHDLYEMGELKLLQENEYIEMLVKAISILRTDIVIHRLKADAVPGELVAPEWVYMKRKVLNAIEQRMKLSKIWQGCARDDAPDSPPLWYENDHLPPPKALAHSKIRKTPPAK
- a CDS encoding rod shape-determining protein, whose amino-acid sequence is MASLFDKILGSFSSDLAIDLGTANTLVYVKGKGVMLSEPSVVAVKRDANGGSKVIAVGMEAKRMLGRTPGNIVAIRPMKDGVIADFEVTEAMLRHFISKVHNSRRLVRPRIMICVPTGITQVEKRAVKESAQSAGAREVYLIEEPMAAAIGANLPITDPTSNMVVDIGGGTSEIAVISLSGIVYARSVRVGGDKMDEAIMQHVKRKYSMLIGESTAENIKIKIGSAFPLEEEIEMEVKGRDLVTGIPQNILITSEEIRKAISEQVDSIVQGVRVALEQTPPELAADIVDRGIVLTGGGALLKGLDQLLSQETHLPITVVDMPLDAVVRGSGKALDEIHIYKDVTID
- the mreC gene encoding rod shape-determining protein MreC, whose protein sequence is MKLKRAAIAVIIGLFVYLSLYSWNLKSGQLDRLAGVTGLEVVKWVLWPGEWVHDQSVAFWDRYIYLVGLKQLNDQLSSQNDLMRLEIMKLRERAAEAERYQRLLGVDPVENWKTDGARVIAHRMGPSAALDSIILGKGSVSGVKADTPVVTPLGVVGRVVEPGLSASKAMLISDLNSRISVRGQTHRSTGLLVGSGDGETLSVKYMKLNAPVSEGEILVTSGLADIFPSGLPIAKVVSVERSDISLFLKVVAVPLVDMENTEEVLLLYRQLPANSIGNSTGNSTGSLTAAAGE
- the mrdA gene encoding penicillin-binding protein 2, with amino-acid sequence MSLYESKNQQPSRVGLLLLQGLILLLFCIFALRFWYLQIHKGDYFKEQAMNNQLRQDNLYAPRGLIRDRNGVLLAVNEPAYALGIVREDSKDLDATLKTVSKWTGVELAKIKKVFKKSRRRVKPFEPLILVPNLTFEQVAVIEANALHWPGLEIVVRPRRKYIQGPLLSHVLGYVSEVDEDELEDDSGLAVGDYVGKQGLEYVLEKRFRGVKGRRQGEVDATGRRLKERILSPPVAGEDIDLSIDIELQALGGKLLEGKAGAVVVMNPDNGQILAFVSAPSYDNNAFTDGLSQKQWLALRDDPRTPLQNRVIQSVYPPGSVFKMTVAAAGLHYNLITPKDTVYCPGFTKLGKYVFRCWKRGGHGETDLEKALVQSCDVYFYKLGMKLGVDRLSEFAKKSGFGSLTGISLPHEKPGLIPTREWKKRRFGEIWHPGENLNFSIGQGYTLVSPLQVARFISSLVNGGRLLRPQLLAGEPAEEQSRLPITDAQRELIRDAMIQTVDSPRGTARRLRKKGVVVGGKTGTAQVVKLTDELKKMKDEDIPYKYRDHAWMASFAERGDERYVVVCMIEHGLHGGSGAGPVVKAIYDHLYSKKKKGNE